One Helicoverpa armigera isolate CAAS_96S chromosome 1, ASM3070526v1, whole genome shotgun sequence genomic window carries:
- the LOC110374496 gene encoding heparanase, whose amino-acid sequence MLSNKSLMAACAIAFCCNVALMVLFVKYNSGEKCYITIDEHQTVSNIMPDDFLSIGIDTSEIEHYNKIDFTKPRLRQLAAALAPARVRLGGTMSDRLIFSENDIVASCDHCPKDPHSKSVCPAVRKLCKHKYLPFFIMTGKKWSDVNEFCKATKTKLLFPMNVLLRDDHGWNDQNARELLEYSKSKHFDVDWQLGNEPNSFEHVFNLSLTPEVLAHDFQKLRKLLNHSGYKHSLLVGPDTTRPQSKRPYCLEYMREFLGNGSKTINAVTWHQYYLNSRTAKLEDFWNPDTFNLLKQQIEAMRNHTKKYRHMPMWLTETSSSYGGGAPGLSNSFAGSPLWLDKLGLAATYNITTVVRQSFIGGNYSLIDKELEPLPDWWLSVLYKKLVGNKVLHVDCKCSRFQRMYAHCANKKYTNDTTAITVFAVNLEMAKARFLLNGTALHGDNLIIDEFILSAPSNNRQSKTMLLNGWPLYYESALPDLEPVHLKYGNHISMPPFSMAFWVIKNTSIKACA is encoded by the coding sequence ATGCTGTCTAACAAAAGTTTAATGGCTGCTTGTGCCATAGCCTTCTGCTGCAACGTGGCTTTAATGGTGTTATTTGTGAAGTATAACTCTGGAGAGAAATGCTATATTACCATTGACGAGCATCAGACTGTATCTAACATCATGCCCGATGATTTCCTGAGTATCGGCATTGACACTTCTGAAATAGAGCATTACAACAAAATAGACTTTACGAAGCCGAGACTGCGGCAACTTGCAGCAGCTTTAGCGCCGGCGCGAGTTCGCCTGGGCGGCACCATGTCTGACCGACTTATTTTCAGTGAGAACGACATTGTGGCGTCGTGCGACCACTGCCCAAAAGACCCCCACTCCAAGTCAGTCTGCCCAGCTGTTAGAAAGCTATGCaaacataaatacttacctttCTTCATTATGACTGGGAAAAAATGGTCAGATGTTAATGAATTCTGCAAAGCTACAAAAACGAAATTGTTATTCCCTATGAATGTTCTGCTCCGTGATGATCATGGATGGAATGATCAAAATGCAAGAGAACTATTGGAATACAGCAAAAGTAAGCATTTTGATGTAGATTGGCAGCTTGGAAATGAGCCAAACTCTTTTgaacatgtatttaatttatctttgaCCCCTGAAGTATTGGCTCATGATTTCCAAAAACTTCGGAAACTTCTTAATCATTCTGGATACAAACATTCCCTGCTGGTTGGTCCAGACACAACCAGACCCCAGTCCAAGCGTCCATATTGCTTAGAGTACATGAGAGAGTTCTTAGGAAATGGTTCAAAGACTATAAATGCAGTCACTTGGCATCAATACTATTTAAACAGCCGAACTGCCAAACTTGAAGACTTCTGGAACCCTGAtacgtttaatttattaaaacagcAGATAGAAGCAATGAGAAATCACACCAAGAAATATAGGCATATGCCGATGTGGCTGACAGAGACAAGCAGCTCATATGGAGGAGGAGCACCTGGATTGTCTAATTCCTTCGCTGGGAGTCCTCTATGGCTAGATAAGCTAGGTCTTGCAGCAACATACAACATCACTACTGTAGTGAGACAGAGTTTCATTGGTGGAAACTATAGTCTGATTGATAAAGAATTAGAACCTTTACCTGATTGGTGGCTCAGCGTCCTCTACAAAAAGCTTGTTGGGAACAAAGTTTTACACGTTGATTGCAAATGTTCTCGCTTCCAAAGAATGTATGCACActgtgcaaataaaaaatacactaacGATACTACAGCTATAACTGTTTTTGCTGTGAATTTGGAGATGGCTAAAGCAAGATTCTTGTTGAATGGCACTGCATTGCATGGAGATAACTTGATCATTGATGAGTTTATATTGAGTGCACCATCCAACAACAGGCAATCAAAAACAATGTTGTTGAATGGATGGCCGCTATATTATGAGTCTGCATTACCAGATTTGGAACCTGTGCATTTAAAGTATGGTAATCATATTTCCATGCCACCATTCTCGATGGCATTTTGGGTCATCAAAAATACTTCTATAAAAGCTTGTGCCTAG